GACAACACTCGAGGACCATTCCCTTTTTCCTTGAGGGACCCTGGAACCTCCTCAGTGACGCACACAACGTCCCCTCGACCCATTTCCAACCCCTTCAAACTCTGCATGGCCCTCCAGATGGATCACTGCACGGTCTCAGGAGCTCACAGAACCTCTTCAAGGACGACAAACCCACTTCTTCCAGGACCCTTAGAACACACTCAAGGCCCCTTAGAACCCTGTCAAGGACCATTCAAACTTATCAAGCCTCTTCATCAGGTCCGCAATTTAACTTGTTAAGGTCCCATAGAACCCATAGACATCTGTCAGCTGATCAAGTTATATTAGTGTGTCTGTAACCATGAAAACAGCACTAATGCCTGACGCAATGTTAGTCGGTAAATGACGTGTGCAAGTAACCAAACAAGGGCAATGTTGGAGATTCatgacacaaacgcacacacacacacagaagcagtaACACAACACTTTTGTTTCTTGTGTTTCCTCACCACTCTCAGGTGCGTCGTCCTCTGTGGTGGGAGGGGCCTCCAGCTCAGGCTTGTCTAGCTCCGCCTCTGAAAGCGTCTCCACCAACTGTCCGTCAACGTGAATGTCGGCCTGCAGACAGTCAGTGTAACTTTGGATTTAATATAAGTAACTGGTAAATAAACTAGTAGCTACAACTGAGTAACTACAACCAACTGGAAACTAAAACAAAGCAAGTAGTCGATTTGATGTTTTATATCTTTCTATTCTTCCTTTATGAAAAATGTCTGGACATGTCTCGACTTCTTCCTctggtgtctttttttttaaactgccaCACTCCAACTGACCTTGAGTTCAGATTTCGGGTGCAAGAAGAAGAACGCCTTGAGAACAGGAGACCTGAAAGCAGCAGTGACAACAGGAGCACGTCAGTGGCAGTGAACTAAGGAGTCAAACCTGGCCGCTcgtctctggggggggggggggggggggggtccactcACACTCGGGGACGTCCGCCCACGATGCCGGTGAGTCCCGGAGCTGCAACACGAGAGAACAAGGAAGGCAAGTGTCAGACCACGGGTTCCCGAactttgtttttatgattaGTACTTCATTGTTTTCTGTCACCAGAAGTTTCCTCCCTGACATACGGGCAGTCTGGGTTCAAGAGGTGGAATTAATTTAGATCATGTGGAGGGAGCAGCCGAAAtaaagactgtgtgtgtaagGGCAGATCTCCTGGACCTTCAGAAAGCTCCAGTGCCAGTGAACTAAAGTACCATCTTTATACAGAACATTGTTActtaataaatacagtttatgatattattattataagtattatTTGGGTACTTAAGGAAAAAATATTCACGTTGTCTTCACAGAACATATAAAAGTGTTTGAGCAGGTGAAGCAGCTGATCTGAGTTCAGATCTTCTCCGGTCCCACTTACAGTTCAACGGCACAGACGGCATGAATCAGCTGACTCACCGGAGTCACACAGAGTtcgcagagtgtgtgtgtgtgtgccagagtgtgtgtgtgtttgtgggggtgTGCGATGAACTCACCATCACCATAAACAAAATCCAAATCTGGTTCAGAAGGTCACGACCCCCCCTTATCTAcagcaacatacacacactcccaccactgtgtttgtacgtgtgtgtgtgtgtgtgtgtgtgtgtgtgtgtgtgtgcgcgcgcgtgttCATTCTTTCTTTCGGAGACCTCGGGCTCGGCGTGGATTtcaactgaactgaactgaatcaTGTGATCAaactgtaatctgattatctGCAACACAATTTAAAGTCCGGTGTTAATGTCGTACTTCAGTGGACGTTCAGTGTGCgttgtgtgtcgtgtgtgtgtcgtacCCATGCCGGTCCCTGCAGGAGCAACTTCTCTGGCAAAAAGTTCCAGAGCCTTCTTCTGTTTGTGGGAGACGGCCATCCAAATCACTGCCTCTCTGGAgccctgcacgcacacacacacacacacaacatgaaacacactATTATTAAAGTATAATGTAACAGACTAGAAAGACACTAAAgcagtgtgtgttaccttggTGTCAGCGTTGGGACCATAAGTGTCCTCAGCTCCCAGGACCTGGACGTTGACTGAGCTGAAATCTTCCATTCCCAGCTGCTTGAACATCCGATTCgtgctacacacacaaacacacaaacacgttaaAGTTAGAGCAGCCAGccgaacagacacacacacacacacacacacacacagtgctgccTCCCGTACACACCGTTTGATGATGGTGTCCGCCGTCCGTCTGGCCTTCTCCGTGGCCCTCGGCCCTCCCACTGGACACACCGCCGTCGCCCTGAAGCCGTCCATGTAGGTCGCACACACctgggggtcagaggtcagggcgacacGTTCAACTTCATTTGTTTCACATGAAACCCGTTagtgtttcattttttgaaaaggatgagagaagaagaaaggccGACTGCTTCACCTTGTAGTCATGTGATGGAGTGAAGCCTTTAGCACCGGTCACTTTGACAGCTCCTCCCTCCACacctgaatacacacacacacacacacacacacacacacacacacacacacacacacacacacacacacacacacacacacacacacacacacacacacacacacacacacacacacacacacacacacacacacacacacacacacacacacacacacacacacacaccacacaatcAGTGACTCCTGGCGGGACCACAGACTCTCGACCGGTTCATTTTCTGTTCCCTTTCTCCTTTCAAGCGGCGATAAGAGCCACGGGGTCGTGACCCGGTCAAACGAGGCCAGCGGATTCAATTAAGACAGAAATATTTATACTTCCACCGACAACAAGAGCAGAAAGTTCACATCCCAGAGTCGAGGCAGAACTCCCACATAGTTTCCTCTGATGTGGACGAGAGAGAATCCGCACAGTTCGCCTGAGGACGTCTCATCATGTGAACTTTGAATAACCGAGTCTGACAATGTTGGTGAagccaggaggagaagaacaaatacatttataattttctattttattaagaaCTTTCTACAGAATACTGTGACTTGTTCATCAGGCCAAATAAGGAGTTATAACTCAGATGTGTTAACTTTCTACTCTGGGATTAGTTCAATGGTGCAATTTTTAGCTCCATGCTAACTGGTGCCAGTtggacaaacagcagctcaccTGTAAAATGAGGGATTGAATGTTAgcctcatttgtttgtttataaagtGACAACATGGTCCATGTGACTggtgagaaccaatcaggaagaacTGCATCTTCTGCAAAGcgtcacacacattcaaaggATTCTAAGCAGAATTTTGAATGAGTAGAAATAAGAAGATATTTGCCTCGATTCAGGATTTCAGTGTGTAACTTATGTATTTAGTTTGGTATCTAGTGAGTTAGAAGTTATGAACAGTCGCTGCAGATCTGGAATGAAGAGCTGACGTTTCTGTTGAGGATTTCAAATGGAGCAAACGTCAGAAAGGTTGAGTAACgacaaacaaaaactgaattaatgaCCAAACAGAGAGAAATCTAAACTTCTTATCAGCGAGGAGGAgttcagaggaggagcaggagaagtttCTGGAGTTCGTGTGAGGGTGAGACGCCACAGCGGAGCCACGGGTACGTGTTTGGTTTTGAAAAAAGGAACAAATTAATCACTATGGGCTGATACAGAGTTTATTGGAGGTTCAGAGGAAGGTGACGGGTTCGGTTCGGGGTGAACATGAAGTTGCAGACGCGTTTGTTTAAGGTCACCGGAGAGGAGCGTTCAGGGTTATGAAAACAGTGGACGGTTCAGCCTCTGGTCACGTCCTCATCTGTGActcttcatgtgtgtttgtatgtgtgtgtgagtgtgtgtgtttgtgtgtgcacctggTATCTCCTTGATGGCCACCTGGGTGAAGTCACAAATGACGTCGGGCAGCAGGTAACGCCGTGGGTCGCCGATCTCGTACACCAGCTGCTCGGCCACCGTGCCGAAGGAGACCAGGCCGCCGGTTTTGGGCGGTTTGGAGAGAACGAAGGAGCCGTCCCTCGAGCACTCGACCACCGGGAAGCCCATGTTGTccctgagagagaaacatgtgCAACTGTGATGGAGAGATATAACTCATCCTCGCGTTCCTTTGGATGATTTGAAGCCAGACTGACAATCATTCACCAAGGAGGTTGCTCTCAatggtgtttgtctgtttgatggaacttacaaaaactactgaacctaTTTCGATGTAATTTTGAGGAGATGTGGAACATGACCCCAGCATGATCAgaagattttattcatttctccAGATGTTTCTTCATCTGCGTTTCAACCTTAACATGGAGGATCTGGGCTCGCTCTCACCAGTCAGGAACTTTGTGCCAGTCGGTGAAGATCCCTCCTGTACTCTGAGCCCCACACTCGATCAGGTGACCTGCAAgactgacacacatacaaatatttatttcaataataagaagaataaatataataaaatgtccTTTATGTTAAGAGATTGATAAAGTCTCATACTGGATCAGTATCGAGGTTAAATCTGTACGATGCCATCAACTTTGAAAGTCAAAAATATTTCACTCTAAATATTTGCTTCATCtaaaagaatttaaaaaatgtgtgctTCCTGTCCAGGTTACACATGAAACCCTCCGTCCAAAGAAAGAGACGCTGATGTAGGATAAAGTATGAATGgtatgttttaatgtgtgtgtgtgtgtgtgtgtgtgtgtacctcccAGCTGCAAGTAGGTCATAGTCGTCCCTCTGCCAGCCAAACTgcaacagattaaaaaacacagaaagacgTTACATTCCTCAACTGATAtctcctccaacacacacacacacacacacacacacacacacacacacacacacacacacacacacacacacacacacacacacacacacacacacacacacacacacacacacacacacacacacagcttgtattaataaacacacaatctgacaCATCTGTACCAAAACATCACACATGCAGCCTCTGTCCTCCAACTATTTATGTTACTTCCTGTGAGACAGAAACCTCCTCTTCCGTTGATCAATCAGTCAAAAAAGAACTCTTAAATGTGTCTTGTTTGATCAGAGTTATGGATAAATAACCATCAACTGCCAAAtctaatatttcatatttgtctccccccccccccccccccccacatgcaGCCTAATCAAGCGTACGGTGTGCATGAGCGGCCCCAGAGCCACCGCGCTGTCCACGCAGCGTCCCGTCACCACGATGTCGGCCCCGAGATCCAGACAGCGCCGGATCGGACCAGCTCTGAAgacaaagagagtgagagagagtgagagagagagagagagagagggtgagagagagagagagagagagagggtgagagagagagagagagagagagagagcgcaccCTCATGTGACATGTGTCAGTGAGGACGCAGCCTGATCTCTGACCAGTGATCTTGAATAAAGCTCCGATCAGAGTGTGTGGTGCTCGTACCCCAGATAAGCGTTCATACTGTGGAGCGTCTTCGGTAACCGCTGTCTGCTGCCGTCGGCCATCTTTACCTCAGCCAGGCTGCTTCTCTGACAGGAGACAACTCAGTTCATACAAAAATCATCATCCTTGTTGGAAACGACACATAAAACACcatcgtggggggggggggggggtctcactTGGGGCATGAGGTCATCGCCGGTAACCACAGCCACCTTAAGGTCGAGGCCCGCCTTCTTGATGACTTCCTGTATGGCCTCGGCGCAGGCCAGAGGGTTCACGCCTCCTGCGTTACTGACCACACGGATACCTGccagataaaagaaaaagtgattGAAGTAATTTTTTGATTAGAGAAATTGATCTGAGACTATTTTAAATAGTAGAATAATCCTTCTGGTAATTTCTAAAGCCTAAATTACAAATATTCCCTGTGTCCTGTTCCAGATTTACTGCTTTTATTTAgtcttacatttttaaaaaagcacctttGTTTCTAGCCAACAGAACCCTACGTAATTTATAGATTAATCCACAAATGATCTATATCAAATATAGGATTTTAAGATTTCTCCACTCACCTTTCCTGTGGATGTCATTAATGAACGGAGCCAGAGCGACGTGGACGAAGTCCGGAGCGTAGCCCAGATTCTACACGAGGTCACAGGACACAGTTTGTCAGGGAGGTTATCACATGATGACAAGCAGAGTCAATACTTTACCATATTACACTTGGATTTGTGTTGCCCATTTTAGAACTCATGCTCTCCAGTGGACAAAGGTGTGTCCACAGCATTGGATCTCATCTTTGTGTTACACAGATCAAAGGCAGTGGAGATTAAGACACTTGACCTACAGGCATCTTGGTCTTAGCGGCGGTGAGCAGAGACATGGTGATCTCACTGAGGTAGTCGAAAACCAGGAAGTCCAGCTTTCCGCTGTAGATCAGCTGAGgcactgaggacacacatgaatacacacaataAATCAACGCACACGATGACCTCATTGCTCTGCACAGACGTTCCCAGCCATGATCGCAGCTGACATGTAGGAGCTGATGACTATGATGTCATTGAACACGTGTGATTTGCTCCCTCAAGTCTGTCGTGGGTCTGATTCTCTTTTAAGGTAATCAAGTTTATAGTTCATCATTTCAGTAGTTTGTGTAGCTGGAATGCTTTGATGTATAACTGTctccttcaaattaaaacaagggCATTTTATTGCAATTTCTAAGAAAGACAACACATAGAAACATAATTAAAACATAATCATTTCCAGGGTCGCTGTAATGGATGTGTTGGTTCACTGTTGTTTATGGAGAAACTTGTAAACAATATAATGCTTTAAATGGACACTTGTAAACATAAACATGGTCAGTggtgacaaaaaaacacacgtaTGTGGTTTTTGGGGACAATTGAATCGTTATTGTGTTTTTGGGGACCATTGAGGACATTAATATGTTTCTGGGACCATCGAGGACAGTGGAGCATCTGACTGATGTCTCATTAGCTCTGTACCTGTGTTTAATCCCATTAAAGTGTGTATCTGAGGCACAGGGCTGCTCGTGCTAAGCAGCCAGCGGGGACAGTTTCTGTCTCTGTACCTGAGGTCGCTGTGTCCCCCCAGAACCCGGAGGCACAGCCGATTCGGACCGGTTCGGTCCTGGCAGAGCCGGTGAGGCCCCTGGAGCCGCTGCGGGTCGGACGCTGTGTGTTCGGGGGGAACGCGGCGGACGAGCTGCAGCGCAACAAGTTCGAGTCCGAAGACAAACAGACGAACTTTCCCGAGTGTCTGCGGCGCCACAGCGGCCCGAAGCCCGCGGGTCCGCTGCGGAGCCACCGGGCGAGAGGAGACATCTCGGATCAAAGGTTCTTCAGGTGGAGGAACGGGGGTTAACAGAAGGAGATCAAAGCCACAGCTCCCAAGTTCAACGTACTCTGGTCCAGCCACGAAAACAGTCCGACAGGAAACACGGGACGGAAGGTTCCGTGTCCCACCCGCGGCCCCGAGTTATTATGATCAGAGTTATTAAGTTGTTTAACTTTTGTTTACGCCTGCTCACTTCTATTCTGATACAATTACAAAGAACTAGCGACGATCATCactttcaataaaacaaattaaagagagaatttcctttatttatttgtatacatatatataaatacatacacacacatctggtgGTAGCTTCATGAACCGTGTTACGTCCTGCTCGGCATCACAAGAAGGAGCAGGATGGAAAACATCTGGTCTGCTCGCCGACCTGATTTGTTTAATGCTAATTGCTCAGAAAGCCTCAGTACACTTTtcataaacaaagaaaacacttaCAAATCATTTCTGTCAAGATAGTGGGAAGATAAACAAAGGCAACACCTTGGGTTTTGCATCATGCAAAGAAGCTGCCTTTTTCCAGTCACAGATTTGAACAACAATCATCATTACTCTGACAGGTCACCTGTTCTTAAAAACGGAATATTGACATTTAATCAGTTGTCAGATGTTTTTATCCAGAGCGACACACGAGTGAGGATCAAGCTTCAGAGAGAGATATCCGATAGTAATGCAACTTTTaaggtttgtgtatttttcatgttttgaacTTATTTCGATTGAGTAACATTTACGTTAAGGCCAGGTAAAACCATAACGTTTCAAAGAATACATCCAAAGTAATGATGCTTAACCTTTCTTTAATCTATATATAAGGTCAAATTAAAGGATTAGCAGGCTTTCTTTTATTGTACAGAATATGTTGTGTATGTATCTTCAAAATCAATTTAACCATTTTAAATTCCAACGTCGGGGACGACACAGGCTGTTACACtggctgctgtttttatttcaaattggaTATTTTCTGACCTCTCCTCGAAATTATTCCTAAAATATTCTGACTTGATTTTGGATGTATTTCACATCACAGCACTGAAGCTGACTAAATCTAGAGGAAAATTTACGGTTTATGTAACACACGTAATGCAGCGTTGACCGTAAGATCTATCATAAATGTAatttgaattgtgtgttttacattttgtcatttaaagaTGAGGCTACAGATACGGGACTGTCAGCTTAGCATAGTGACTTCCAGGCCTCTTCTTTAGTTGGTGACGGAGGTGGATTTTGTTTCCATTGACAGATACAGATACGATAATGACTTGGTGTCTGATCTCTGGAAAAACTCAACGTTAGCCTCCTTTCCGTGGCCACTGTTTAACAATTGCCTTCTCCTCCCTGTAGGCTCTGAACCATCCATCATGCCGTTCAACTCGTCCTCCGTCATCACCACACcatcccctctcctctgctcttctaaCGCCTCTTTCTTTGCTGTCATCTTCACCTGCTTTGTTCAACACCCCGTTAGCTCCTCGATCTTCATCGCCTTCACCTTCACCAAtgtcctcttccttcctctgtaCCTCCTCGTCCTCTGGATGGGTTGCGTCGATGGAGAGATCAGGGCTCCGCAGCATCAGGACCGATCAGCCACTCGGATGTCTTCACCTACCAGATAGTCACCCTGGAGATTGTCAGTGTTTTGGGAAATGTCGCCTTCTGTTGTGGCATCTTCAGGTGCAGTCTGACGATGATAATGATTGGGTATTACAGTTTCCTCGCCTCTTACCGTGCGCAGACGCTCTTTCACTGCTTCACTTGTGTGGAGCGTTATGTGGCTGTTGTTTACCCCATCACCTACTGAGGCCTGAGACATTCGGACAGGGTGAGAGCCAGGAACACCAGCATTGGGTGTATTTGGATTTTCTGCTTTACCCTGGTGTGTATAACAGCTGCCTCCTTCACTCTGTTCCCCACTCTTTTGTTTCTCGTTATCCACGGCATCATCatgattgttgtgtgtttctgcagcctGTCTGTTATCAGTGCTCTGATTCGTCTCGGGCTGGGGAGAGCGGGTGGAGGTCAGCAACAGACGGACCCATCGAAGCAGAAGGCTTTTAATATTATCCTGGTCGTAACGGGAGCCCTGGTGGTCAGGTCTTGTGGGCTCAGGGTTTGCAATATGACTTTTGGCACAGATTCGGAATTGGGAAGCGATGCATGTGTGTTGCTAATGGCTGCTAGTTGGCTCTGTCTTCCAAGCGGCCTGGCTCCACCTCTGCTCTTTCTAAACAGAGCCGGAGCACTTGCATGGTTTTGCCGCGGCTTGAACAAGAGTGACAACTAGATGAGATGAGAGTAGAGTGTCTGGAACAGAAGTGAGAGGATTTGTTACTTCAGATAAATTGTGTAGAAGTGCTTTCAAAACTGGGGTTTATTTCGGTGGTGTTGCTAAATTGTACGTAGAGTCGTCACTTCtggggtttttcttttttcttatggGTGGTATAAGGTTATCCTCTAAGTGTTTGATGGGGAACAGTTCTCCAGATCAATGGTTCAGTTTTGACCTTGGTTTTTCAGCTGAGGTTTTTAAAATATGTCGAGTTTCGAGTGAAAACGTTGGCAGCGAGATAATTGATGATCTATTGAGTTAAGAGATCGTGGATCAGGTTTAGAAACCTCACTGCCACTAGTAGATTATTCGTCAACATAACTAACATTAGCAGCAGAAGCTTACCTAAGTTGGAAGTAGTAGGAGATACTTCAGTCACCCCTGGTTCCAGAAATAAAAGTCCTATTCATTTTTTCAAATAGAACATTGGAGCACTAGTGTTATTTGAGTCGTTCCTCTGAGTCTCTCGTGGTAACTGGGACAAGAACGAGTCTCTGTGCTGAagatttgccccccccccatccagaACCCTGGTCAATAAGGTTATGAACAGGATAAAGGAGTTTTTGACATGGTCCTGCACGCAAGCAGAGAAGAATTGCGAGGTCATCTGAGGAGGACCTTTCGAGAGATCTTCTTTTGGACGCACAGAGCAAAGCTCCAAGATACACTTGCTTCCACCATGAAATGACTGTGCTAGTAAGAGTGTGCGTGTCCCCCTCAGAGTGAGCGCACTGAAAAACAATCAATCTTGGCCACTGAAGTCACAGGTTAGATTTCATTCAGTGACCATTTGTGGTTGTGTAACATGCAAACAACTCCCAGTTCTGCTTGATTACCATCTGCTCCACGCACACCTGCTTTAAAAGTGGCTCTGACACAACATCCATCTGAAGCAGTCGGGGGGGGAAGCAGGACAGGGACACGATCCATCTGttctgaagaaagagaaaataccACTGAAGAGGTTTGACTCAGAtccatttatatttatctgtatTATTCTAAATACTTATACTTACATCGCTATGGCaattgatataaataaaaatagaaatcttTCTGAACTTGTGTTTAGTATCTAGTTATAACACTGTTTATCTTGTTGTAATGCAGGATAATGGATTCTGATTTGCCATAGTCAGATGAcctcttgataattgtttttaatttaagtactttcttgattcctgttgttgttctgggtttgtaccctcatggttgacgcacttattgtgagtcgctttggataaacgCAACAACTAAATGTAATGTGACCCTCAGCAAGAACTTAAATTGTgtttctgtaaagtaactagAGACAGAGATGGTGGTCTGACCTTCATGATTCAATATTTGATCGTTTTTGTGTGTTCCATCTCCTCCACAGAACATGTCCGTCAACGCTACCCATGGACCTCCGTCCATCTCCTCATCCAACTCAACCATCTCTATTTTCTACTTCACATGTCAAAACTCTTTAGCGAGCATGATCCTTATAACAATTTACACCGTCATCTTAATCCTACTCCTCGTTCCTCTCTGCATCCTCGTCCTCTACATCGGTTTCCAAAGATGGAGGCATCAGCGTTCTGTACCTACAGGGCAGACAA
This sequence is a window from Platichthys flesus chromosome 24, fPlaFle2.1, whole genome shotgun sequence. Protein-coding genes within it:
- the lratb.1 gene encoding uncharacterized protein lratb.1, which encodes MSPLARWLRSGPAGFGPLWRRRHSGKFVCLSSDSNLLRCSSSAAFPPNTQRPTRSGSRGLTGSARTEPVRIGCASGFWGDTATSVPQLIYSGKLDFLVFDYLSEITMSLLTAAKTKMPNLGYAPDFVHVALAPFINDIHRKGIRVVSNAGGVNPLACAEAIQEVIKKAGLDLKVAVVTGDDLMPQRSSLAEVKMADGSRQRLPKTLHSMNAYLGAGPIRRCLDLGADIVVTGRCVDSAVALGPLMHTFGWQRDDYDLLAAGSLAGHLIECGAQSTGGIFTDWHKVPDWDNMGFPVVECSRDGSFVLSKPPKTGGLVSFGTVAEQLVYEIGDPRRYLLPDVICDFTQVAIKEIPGVEGGAVKVTGAKGFTPSHDYKVCATYMDGFRATAVCPVGGPRATEKARRTADTIIKRTNRMFKQLGMEDFSSVNVQVLGAEDTYGPNADTKGSREAVIWMAVSHKQKKALELFAREVAPAGTGMAPGLTGIVGGRPRVSPVLKAFFFLHPKSELKADIHVDGQLVETLSEAELDKPELEAPPTTEDDAPESDLPSGRYSYRLEELAYTRSGDKGDSANIGVVARHPLFFPYLKKHLTSSVVEEYFSHLLQPGVANAVTRFTLPGIHGLNFVLQSSLGGGGVASLRSDPQGKAFGQMLLDVKLRGLPNLKSLVD